One region of Fusobacterium periodonticum 1_1_41FAA genomic DNA includes:
- the rplX gene encoding 50S ribosomal protein L24, producing the protein MARPKIKFVPESLHVKTGDIVYVISGKDKKKTGKVLRVFPKKGKIIVEGINIVTKHLKPSQVNPQGGVVEKEAAIFSSKVMLFDEKTKQPTRVGYEVRDGKKVRVSKKSGEII; encoded by the coding sequence ATGGCTAGACCTAAAATTAAATTTGTTCCTGAATCATTACATGTAAAAACTGGAGATATAGTTTATGTAATATCTGGAAAAGATAAAAAGAAAACAGGTAAAGTTCTAAGAGTTTTCCCTAAAAAAGGAAAAATAATCGTAGAAGGTATAAATATAGTAACAAAACATTTAAAGCCATCTCAAGTGAACCCACAAGGTGGAGTTGTAGAAAAAGAAGCTGCAATCTTCTCATCAAAAGTTATGCTGTTTGATGAAAAGACTAAACAACCAACAAGAGTTGGATATGAAGTTAGAGATGGAAAAAAAGTAAGAGTTTCAAAAAAATCTGGAGAAATAATATAA
- the rpmD gene encoding 50S ribosomal protein L30, translating into MARLRIELVKSIIGRKPNHIATAKSLGLKKMHDVVEHNETPELKGKLAQISYLLKIEEVQA; encoded by the coding sequence ATGGCAAGACTTAGAATAGAGCTTGTAAAAAGCATAATCGGAAGAAAGCCTAATCACATAGCGACTGCAAAGTCACTAGGGCTTAAGAAGATGCATGATGTTGTAGAACATAATGAAACACCTGAATTAAAAGGGAAATTAGCTCAAATTTCTTATTTGTTAAAAATTGAGGAGGTGCAAGCATAG
- the rplN gene encoding 50S ribosomal protein L14, producing the protein MVQQQTILNVADNSGAKKLMVIRVLGGSKKRFGRIGDIVVASVKEAIPGGNVKKGDVVKAVIVRTRKETRRDDGSYIKFDDNAGVVINNNNEPKATRIFGPVARELRAKNFMKILSLAIEVI; encoded by the coding sequence ATGGTACAACAACAAACTATCCTTAATGTTGCTGATAACTCAGGGGCTAAAAAACTTATGGTAATAAGAGTTTTAGGCGGATCTAAAAAGAGATTTGGAAGAATTGGTGACATTGTTGTGGCATCAGTTAAAGAAGCTATCCCTGGTGGTAACGTTAAAAAGGGAGATGTAGTAAAGGCTGTTATAGTAAGAACAAGAAAAGAAACTAGAAGAGACGATGGTTCATACATAAAATTCGATGATAATGCTGGAGTTGTAATTAATAATAACAACGAACCAAAAGCAACAAGAATATTTGGACCAGTTGCAAGAGAATTAAGAGCGAAAAACTTTATGAAAATCTTATCTCTAGCAATAGAAGTTATATAA
- the rplB gene encoding 50S ribosomal protein L2: MAIRKMKPITNGTRHMSRIVNDELDKVRPEKSLTVPLKSAYGRDNYGHRTCRDRQKGHKRLYRIIDFKRNKLDVPARVATIEYDPNRSANIALLFYFDGEKRYILAPKGLKKGDIVSAGSKADIKPGNALKLKDMPVGVQIHNVELQKGKGGQLVRSAGTAARLVAKEGTYCHVELPSGELRLIHGECMATVGEVGNSEHNLVSIGKAGRARHMGKRPHVRGAVMNPVDHPHGGGEGKNSVGRKSPLTPWGKPALGIKTRGRKTSDKFIVRRRNEK; this comes from the coding sequence ATGGCTATTAGAAAAATGAAACCAATTACTAATGGTACTAGACATATGTCTAGAATAGTAAATGATGAATTAGATAAAGTAAGACCTGAAAAATCTTTAACTGTACCTCTAAAATCAGCGTATGGTAGAGATAATTATGGTCACAGAACTTGTAGAGACAGACAAAAAGGACACAAAAGATTATACAGAATTATAGATTTCAAAAGAAATAAATTAGATGTTCCTGCAAGAGTTGCAACAATAGAATATGATCCTAACAGATCAGCAAATATCGCTTTATTATTCTATTTTGATGGAGAAAAAAGATATATACTAGCTCCTAAAGGACTAAAAAAAGGAGATATAGTTTCTGCTGGAAGCAAAGCTGATATCAAACCTGGAAATGCACTTAAATTAAAAGATATGCCAGTTGGGGTTCAAATTCACAACGTAGAACTTCAAAAAGGTAAAGGTGGACAATTAGTAAGATCTGCTGGAACTGCTGCAAGACTTGTAGCTAAAGAAGGAACTTACTGCCACGTTGAATTACCTTCAGGAGAATTAAGATTAATACATGGTGAATGTATGGCAACTGTTGGAGAAGTTGGAAATTCAGAACACAACTTAGTAAGTATCGGTAAAGCTGGAAGAGCTAGACACATGGGAAAAAGACCTCACGTAAGAGGAGCTGTAATGAACCCAGTAGATCACCCACATGGTGGAGGAGAAGGAAAGAACTCAGTTGGAAGAAAATCACCTTTAACACCTTGGGGAAAACCAGCACTTGGTATTAAAACAAGAGGTAGAAAGACTTCTGACAAATTTATCGTAAGAAGAAGAAACGAAAAATAA
- the rpsQ gene encoding 30S ribosomal protein S17 gives MRNERKVREGIVVSDKMEKTIVVAIETMILHPIYKKRVKRTTKFKAHDEENVAQVGDKVRIMETRRLSKDKNWRLVEIIEKAR, from the coding sequence TTGAGAAACGAAAGAAAAGTAAGAGAAGGAATAGTTGTTTCTGACAAAATGGAAAAAACTATAGTTGTTGCTATAGAAACAATGATACTTCATCCTATATACAAGAAAAGAGTAAAAAGAACTACTAAATTTAAAGCTCATGATGAAGAAAATGTAGCTCAAGTAGGAGATAAAGTAAGAATAATGGAAACTAGACGTTTATCTAAGGATAAAAATTGGAGACTAGTAGAAATCATAGAAAAGGCAAGATAA
- the rpmC gene encoding 50S ribosomal protein L29, whose translation MRAKEIREMTSEDLVVKCKELKEELFNLKFQLSLGQLTNTAKIREVRREIARINTILNER comes from the coding sequence ATGAGAGCTAAAGAAATAAGAGAAATGACTAGTGAAGACCTAGTTGTTAAGTGTAAAGAGCTAAAAGAAGAATTATTCAACTTGAAGTTCCAACTTTCATTAGGTCAACTAACTAATACAGCTAAAATAAGAGAAGTTAGAAGAGAAATTGCAAGAATCAACACTATCTTAAATGAAAGATAA
- the rplW gene encoding 50S ribosomal protein L23, with protein sequence MNVYDIIKKPVVTEKTELLRKEYNKYTFEVHPKANKIEIKKAIETIFNVKVEDVATINKKPITKRHGMRLYKTQAKKKAIVKLAKENTITYFKEV encoded by the coding sequence ATGAATGTTTATGATATAATCAAAAAGCCTGTTGTTACAGAAAAAACAGAACTTTTAAGAAAAGAATACAATAAGTATACTTTTGAAGTACATCCAAAAGCTAATAAAATAGAAATAAAAAAAGCTATAGAAACTATATTCAATGTAAAAGTTGAAGATGTAGCTACAATAAACAAAAAACCAATTACTAAAAGACATGGTATGAGACTTTATAAGACTCAAGCTAAGAAAAAAGCAATTGTTAAATTAGCTAAAGAAAACACAATAACTTACTTCAAAGAAGTATAA
- the rpsE gene encoding 30S ribosomal protein S5, with protein MLNREDNQYQEKLLKISRVSKTTKGGRTISFSVLAAVGDGEGKIGLGLGKANGVPDAIRKAIAAAKKNIVKISLKNNTIPHEITGRWGATTLWMAPAYEGTGVIAGSASREILELVGVHDILTKIKGSRNKHNVARATVEALKLLRTAQEIAALRGLEVKDILS; from the coding sequence TTGTTGAACAGAGAAGATAATCAATATCAAGAAAAATTATTGAAGATATCTAGAGTTTCTAAGACAACTAAAGGAGGAAGAACAATATCTTTCTCAGTATTAGCTGCTGTTGGAGATGGAGAAGGTAAAATAGGATTAGGACTAGGAAAAGCAAACGGAGTTCCTGATGCTATAAGAAAAGCTATTGCAGCTGCAAAAAAGAATATCGTAAAGATATCTTTAAAGAATAATACAATACCTCATGAAATTACAGGAAGATGGGGAGCAACTACTTTATGGATGGCACCAGCATATGAAGGGACTGGAGTAATAGCTGGTTCTGCTTCAAGAGAAATATTAGAATTAGTTGGGGTTCATGACATTTTAACTAAAATTAAAGGGTCAAGAAATAAACATAATGTAGCAAGAGCTACTGTGGAAGCATTAAAATTACTTAGAACTGCTCAAGAAATAGCAGCTTTAAGAGGATTAGAAGTTAAGGATATCTTAAGCTAG
- the rplD gene encoding 50S ribosomal protein L4, with the protein MAVLNVYNLAGDQTGTLEVNDAVFGIEPNKVVLHEVLTAELAAARQGTASTKTRAMVRGGGRKPFKQKGTGRARQGSIRAPHMVGGGVTFGPHPRSYEKKVNKKVRNLALRSALSAKVAAGNVLVLDYEGIDTPKTKVIVNLVNKVDAKQKQLFVVGDLIKDYNLYLSARNLENAVILQPNEIGVYWLLKQEKVILTKEALAVVEEVLG; encoded by the coding sequence ATGGCAGTTTTAAACGTATATAACTTAGCAGGAGATCAAACTGGTACTCTTGAAGTTAATGATGCAGTGTTTGGGATTGAGCCAAATAAAGTAGTTCTTCATGAAGTACTTACTGCTGAATTAGCAGCTGCTAGACAAGGTACAGCTTCTACTAAGACTAGAGCAATGGTTAGAGGTGGAGGAAGAAAACCTTTCAAACAAAAAGGTACTGGTAGAGCAAGACAAGGTTCAATAAGAGCACCTCATATGGTAGGTGGAGGAGTTACATTTGGTCCTCATCCAAGATCATATGAAAAGAAAGTTAATAAAAAAGTTAGAAATCTAGCATTAAGATCAGCTTTATCTGCAAAGGTAGCAGCTGGAAATGTATTAGTGTTAGACTATGAAGGAATAGACACACCTAAAACAAAAGTGATAGTAAATTTAGTAAATAAAGTTGATGCAAAACAAAAACAACTATTCGTAGTAGGAGATTTAATAAAAGATTACAATTTATACTTGTCAGCAAGAAACTTAGAAAACGCAGTAATTTTACAACCAAATGAAATTGGTGTTTACTGGTTACTAAAACAAGAAAAAGTAATTCTTACAAAAGAAGCATTAGCTGTTGTAGAGGAGGTACTAGGATAA
- the rplF gene encoding 50S ribosomal protein L6, which produces MSRVGKKPIAVPSGVDFSVKDNVVTVKGPKGTLTKEFNKNITIKLEDGHITFERPNDEPFIRSIHGTTRALINNMVKGVSEGYRKTLTLVGVGYRAAAKGKGLEISLGFSHPVIIDEIPGITFTVEKNTTIHIDGIEKELVGQVAANIRAKRPPEPYKGKGVKYADEHIRRKEGKKS; this is translated from the coding sequence ATGTCAAGAGTAGGTAAAAAACCTATAGCTGTGCCTTCTGGAGTTGATTTTTCAGTAAAAGACAATGTTGTTACTGTAAAAGGACCAAAGGGTACATTAACTAAAGAATTTAATAAAAATATAACTATAAAATTAGAAGATGGTCACATTACATTCGAAAGACCTAATGATGAACCATTCATAAGATCAATACACGGAACTACTAGAGCTTTAATCAACAACATGGTTAAAGGAGTTTCTGAAGGATACAGAAAAACTCTTACTTTAGTAGGGGTAGGATATAGAGCAGCAGCTAAAGGAAAAGGATTAGAAATATCTTTAGGATTTTCTCATCCAGTAATCATAGATGAAATACCTGGAATTACTTTTACTGTTGAAAAGAATACTACTATTCATATAGATGGAATCGAAAAAGAATTAGTAGGTCAAGTTGCAGCTAATATAAGAGCTAAGAGACCACCTGAACCATATAAAGGTAAAGGGGTTAAATATGCTGATGAACATATTAGAAGAAAAGAAGGTAAAAAGTCTTAA
- the rpsN gene encoding 30S ribosomal protein S14 → MAKKSMIARDVKRAKLVDKYAEKRAELKKRIAAGDMEAMFELNKLPKDSSVVRKRNRCQLDGRPRGFMREFGISRVKFRQLAGAGLIPGVKKSSW, encoded by the coding sequence ATGGCGAAAAAGTCAATGATCGCAAGAGATGTTAAAAGAGCAAAACTTGTTGACAAATATGCTGAAAAAAGAGCTGAATTAAAGAAAAGAATCGCTGCTGGAGATATGGAAGCTATGTTTGAATTAAACAAATTACCAAAAGATTCTTCAGTTGTTAGAAAAAGAAATAGATGTCAATTAGATGGTAGACCAAGAGGATTTATGAGAGAATTCGGAATATCAAGAGTTAAGTTTAGACAACTTGCAGGTGCTGGACTTATACCTGGTGTAAAAAAATCATCTTGGTAA
- the rplR gene encoding 50S ribosomal protein L18, producing the protein MFKKVDRKASRQKKQMSIRNKISGTPERPRLSVFRSNTNIFAQLIDDVNGVTLVSASTIDKALKGSIANGGNVEAAKAIGKAIAERAKEKGINAIVFDRSGYKYTGRVAALAEAAREAGLSF; encoded by the coding sequence TTGTTTAAAAAAGTTGATAGAAAAGCGTCAAGACAAAAAAAGCAAATGTCAATAAGAAATAAGATTTCTGGAACTCCAGAAAGACCTAGACTTTCAGTTTTTAGATCAAATACTAACATTTTTGCTCAATTAATCGATGATGTAAATGGAGTTACTCTAGTATCTGCATCTACAATAGATAAAGCATTAAAAGGAAGTATTGCTAATGGTGGAAACGTTGAAGCGGCAAAAGCCATTGGTAAAGCAATAGCTGAAAGAGCTAAAGAAAAAGGAATAAATGCTATCGTTTTCGATAGATCAGGATATAAATATACAGGAAGAGTAGCGGCTCTTGCAGAAGCGGCTAGAGAAGCTGGATTAAGCTTCTAA
- the rplP gene encoding 50S ribosomal protein L16: MLMPKRTKHRKMFRGRMKGAAHKGNFVAFGDYGLQALEPSWITNRQIESCRVAINRTFKREGKTYIRIFPDKPITARPAGVRMGKGKGNVEGWVSVVRPGRILFEVSGVTEEKAKAALRKAAMKLPIRCKVVKREEKENGGEN; this comes from the coding sequence ATGTTGATGCCAAAGAGAACAAAACATAGAAAAATGTTCAGAGGTAGAATGAAAGGGGCAGCTCATAAAGGTAACTTTGTTGCTTTTGGAGATTATGGATTACAAGCTCTTGAACCATCTTGGATAACAAACAGACAAATAGAATCTTGTCGGGTTGCTATCAACAGAACATTTAAAAGAGAAGGGAAAACATATATAAGAATATTCCCTGACAAACCAATCACAGCAAGACCTGCTGGAGTGAGAATGGGTAAAGGTAAAGGAAACGTTGAAGGTTGGGTATCAGTAGTAAGACCTGGAAGAATATTATTCGAAGTTTCAGGAGTAACTGAAGAAAAAGCTAAGGCAGCTTTAAGAAAAGCAGCTATGAAATTACCAATCAGATGTAAAGTTGTTAAAAGAGAAGAAAAAGAAAATGGTGGTGAAAACTAA
- the rpsH gene encoding 30S ribosomal protein S8, with amino-acid sequence MYLTDPIADMLTRVRNANAVMHEKVDIPHSKMKERIAEILKEQGYISNFKIVTDEENKKNIRVYLKYAGKERVIKGLKRISKPGRRVYSSVEDMPRVLSGLGIAIVSTSKGVITDKVARAEKVGGEVLAFVW; translated from the coding sequence ATGTATTTAACAGATCCAATTGCTGATATGTTAACAAGAGTAAGAAATGCTAATGCAGTTATGCATGAAAAAGTAGATATACCTCACTCAAAGATGAAAGAAAGAATAGCTGAAATCTTAAAAGAGCAAGGATATATTTCTAATTTCAAAATTGTTACTGATGAAGAAAATAAGAAAAATATAAGAGTTTATTTAAAATATGCAGGAAAAGAAAGAGTTATAAAAGGATTAAAGAGAATATCTAAACCTGGAAGAAGAGTTTACTCTTCAGTGGAAGATATGCCAAGAGTTCTATCTGGACTTGGAATAGCAATAGTTTCAACTTCAAAAGGGGTTATTACAGATAAAGTTGCTAGAGCTGAAAAAGTTGGTGGAGAAGTCCTTGCATTTGTATGGTAA
- the rplC gene encoding 50S ribosomal protein L3 encodes MSGILGKKIGMTQIFEDGKFVPVTVVEAGPNFVLQKKTEEKDGYVALQLGFDEKKEKNTTKPLMGIFNKAGVKPQRFVRELAVETVEGYELGQEIKVDVLAEVGYVDITGTSKGKGTSGVMKRHGFGGNRASHGVSRNHRLGGSIGMSSWPGKVLKGKRMAGQHGNATVTVQNLKVVKVDVEHNLLLIKGAVPGAKNSYLVIKPAVKKVIG; translated from the coding sequence ATGTCTGGAATTTTAGGAAAGAAAATTGGAATGACTCAAATTTTTGAAGATGGAAAATTCGTTCCAGTAACAGTTGTAGAAGCTGGTCCTAACTTTGTTCTTCAAAAGAAAACTGAAGAAAAAGATGGATATGTAGCACTACAATTAGGATTTGATGAAAAGAAAGAAAAAAACACTACAAAACCTTTAATGGGAATATTCAACAAAGCTGGGGTTAAACCTCAAAGATTCGTTAGAGAATTAGCTGTTGAAACAGTTGAAGGATATGAATTAGGACAAGAAATCAAAGTTGATGTTCTAGCAGAAGTTGGATATGTAGATATCACAGGAACTTCAAAAGGTAAAGGAACATCTGGTGTTATGAAAAGACACGGATTTGGTGGAAATAGAGCTTCACACGGGGTTTCAAGAAACCACAGACTTGGTGGATCAATAGGGATGTCAAGTTGGCCTGGTAAAGTTCTAAAAGGGAAAAGAATGGCAGGACAACACGGAAACGCAACAGTAACAGTTCAAAATTTAAAAGTAGTTAAAGTTGATGTTGAACACAACTTACTTTTAATAAAAGGAGCAGTTCCTGGAGCTAAAAACAGTTATTTAGTAATTAAACCAGCTGTGAAGAAAGTAATAGGATAG
- the rplV gene encoding 50S ribosomal protein L22, protein MEAKAITRFVRLSPRKARLVADLVRGKSALDAIDILEFTNKKAARIIKKTLMSAVANATNNFKMDEEKLVVSTIMINQGPVLKRVMPRAMGRADIIRKPTAHITVAVSEK, encoded by the coding sequence GTGGAAGCTAAAGCAATAACTAGATTCGTAAGACTATCTCCTAGAAAAGCTAGATTAGTAGCTGACTTAGTGAGAGGTAAATCAGCACTAGATGCGATAGATATTCTAGAATTTACAAATAAAAAAGCTGCTAGAATTATAAAGAAAACTTTGATGTCAGCAGTAGCAAATGCAACAAATAACTTCAAAATGGATGAAGAAAAATTAGTAGTGTCAACTATAATGATAAATCAAGGACCAGTTTTAAAAAGAGTTATGCCAAGAGCAATGGGAAGAGCTGATATAATCAGAAAACCAACTGCTCATATAACAGTGGCAGTATCTGAAAAATAA
- the rpsS gene encoding 30S ribosomal protein S19, producing MARSLKKGPFCDHHLMAKVEEAVASNNNKAVIKTWSRRSTIFPNFIGLTFGVYNGKKHIPVHVTEQMVGHKLGEFAPTRTYHGHGVDKKKK from the coding sequence ATGGCAAGATCATTAAAAAAAGGACCTTTTTGTGACCATCATTTAATGGCTAAAGTTGAAGAAGCAGTTGCTTCTAACAACAACAAAGCTGTTATCAAAACTTGGTCAAGAAGATCTACAATATTCCCAAATTTTATAGGATTAACTTTTGGAGTATATAATGGAAAAAAACATATCCCAGTTCACGTAACTGAACAAATGGTAGGACATAAATTAGGAGAATTTGCACCAACTAGAACATATCATGGACATGGTGTAGATAAGAAGAAAAAATAA
- the rplO gene encoding 50S ribosomal protein L15: MKLNELTPSVPKKNRKRIGRGNSSGWGKTAGKGSNGQNSRAGGGVKPYFEGGQMPIYRRVPKRGFSNAIFKKEYTVVSLSFLNDNFEDGEEVTLETLFNKFLIKKVRDGIKVLGNGELNKKLTVKVHKISKSAQAAIEAKGGTVEIVEVKGFERAESNK; encoded by the coding sequence GTGAAACTAAATGAATTAACACCTTCAGTTCCTAAAAAGAACAGAAAAAGAATAGGAAGAGGAAACTCATCTGGTTGGGGAAAAACAGCTGGAAAAGGTAGCAATGGTCAAAATTCAAGAGCAGGTGGAGGAGTAAAACCTTACTTTGAAGGTGGACAAATGCCTATCTATAGAAGAGTTCCAAAAAGAGGATTCTCAAACGCTATATTCAAAAAAGAATATACAGTAGTATCTTTATCATTTTTAAATGATAACTTTGAAGATGGAGAAGAAGTAACTTTAGAAACTTTATTCAATAAATTCTTAATCAAAAAAGTAAGAGATGGAATCAAAGTTTTAGGAAATGGAGAACTTAACAAAAAATTAACTGTTAAAGTACATAAAATATCTAAATCAGCTCAAGCTGCTATTGAAGCAAAAGGTGGAACAGTTGAAATAGTTGAAGTTAAAGGTTTTGAAAGAGCAGAAAGTAATAAATAA
- the rpsC gene encoding 30S ribosomal protein S3 — protein sequence MGQKVDPRGLRLGITRAWDSNWYADKKEYVKYFHEDVQIKEFIKKNYFHTGISKVRIERTSPSQVVVHIHTGKAGLIIGRKGAEIDALRAKLEKLTAKKVTVKVQEIKDLNGDAVLVAESIAAQIEKRIAYKKAMTQAISRSMKSPEVKGIKVMISGRLNGAEIARSEWAVEGKVPLHTLRADIDYAVATAHTTYGALGIKVWIFHGEVLPSKKEGGEA from the coding sequence GTGGGACAAAAAGTAGACCCTAGAGGACTAAGACTTGGAATTACAAGAGCTTGGGATTCTAATTGGTATGCAGATAAAAAAGAGTATGTAAAATACTTCCATGAAGATGTGCAAATAAAAGAATTTATAAAGAAAAACTACTTCCATACAGGGATTTCTAAGGTAAGAATCGAAAGAACATCTCCTTCACAAGTAGTTGTACATATACATACTGGAAAAGCAGGATTAATAATTGGAAGAAAAGGTGCTGAAATAGATGCACTTAGAGCTAAACTTGAAAAATTAACAGCTAAAAAAGTAACTGTTAAAGTACAAGAAATAAAAGACTTAAATGGAGATGCTGTATTAGTTGCAGAATCGATAGCTGCTCAAATTGAAAAGAGAATAGCTTACAAAAAAGCTATGACTCAAGCTATATCAAGATCTATGAAATCTCCAGAAGTTAAAGGTATAAAAGTAATGATTTCAGGAAGATTAAATGGTGCTGAAATTGCTAGATCTGAATGGGCAGTTGAAGGAAAAGTTCCTTTACATACATTAAGAGCAGACATAGATTATGCAGTAGCAACAGCTCACACAACTTACGGAGCTTTAGGAATTAAAGTATGGATATTCCATGGTGAAGTTCTTCCTAGTAAGAAAGAAGGAGGGGAAGCTTAA
- the secY gene encoding preprotein translocase subunit SecY has product MTLMEKFSSRLSSIVKIPELRERIIFTLLMFLVARVGTLIPAPGVDVDRLASMASKSDVLSYINMFSGGAFTRISIFSLGIIPYINASIVVSLLVSIIPQLEEIQKEGESGRNRITQWTRYLTIALAIIQGAGVCLWLQSVGLVYNPGISFFVRTITTLTAGTVFLMWVGEQISVKGIGNGVSLIIFLNVISRAPSSVIQTVQKMQGDKFLIPLFVLVAFLATVSIAGIVLFQLGQRKIPIHYVGKGFSSKSGIGEKSFIPLRLNTAGVMPVIFASVFMLIPGVIVNALPSDLQLKTTLSIIFGQNHPVYMILYALVIMFFSFFYTALVFDPEKVAENLRQSGGTIPGIRPGEETVEYLEGVASRITWGGGLFLAVISILPYVIFTSMGLPVYFGGTGIIIVVGVALDTIQQIDAHLVMRDYKGFI; this is encoded by the coding sequence ATGACTTTAATGGAGAAATTTAGCTCTAGATTAAGTAGTATAGTAAAAATTCCTGAACTTAGAGAAAGAATTATTTTCACATTATTAATGTTCTTGGTTGCCAGAGTAGGAACTTTAATTCCTGCTCCTGGTGTAGATGTGGATAGACTTGCTTCGATGGCTTCTAAAAGTGACGTACTTAGTTATATAAATATGTTTTCTGGAGGAGCCTTCACAAGAATATCTATATTCTCATTAGGGATTATCCCTTACATTAATGCGTCAATAGTTGTAAGTTTACTTGTATCTATTATTCCTCAACTTGAAGAAATTCAAAAAGAAGGGGAATCTGGAAGAAATAGAATAACTCAATGGACAAGATACTTGACAATAGCACTTGCTATTATTCAAGGAGCTGGGGTTTGTCTTTGGCTACAATCTGTTGGGCTTGTTTATAATCCAGGAATAAGCTTTTTTGTAAGAACAATAACTACACTAACAGCTGGAACTGTATTCTTAATGTGGGTAGGAGAACAAATTTCTGTCAAAGGAATAGGAAACGGAGTTTCACTTATTATATTCTTAAATGTAATATCAAGAGCTCCTTCAAGTGTTATACAAACAGTTCAAAAAATGCAAGGAGATAAATTCTTAATTCCTCTATTTGTATTAGTAGCTTTCCTTGCTACTGTATCGATAGCAGGAATAGTATTATTTCAACTTGGGCAAAGAAAAATTCCTATCCATTATGTTGGAAAAGGATTTAGCTCAAAAAGTGGAATAGGAGAAAAATCTTTTATACCACTAAGACTTAATACAGCAGGAGTAATGCCTGTAATCTTTGCATCTGTGTTTATGTTAATTCCTGGAGTAATAGTTAACGCTCTTCCTTCAGACTTACAATTAAAAACAACTTTATCTATAATATTTGGGCAAAATCACCCAGTATATATGATATTGTATGCTTTAGTAATAATGTTCTTCTCATTTTTCTACACAGCTTTAGTTTTTGATCCTGAAAAGGTTGCAGAAAACTTAAGACAAAGTGGAGGAACTATACCTGGAATCAGACCAGGAGAAGAAACAGTAGAATATCTTGAAGGTGTTGCTTCAAGAATTACATGGGGTGGGGGATTATTCTTAGCAGTAATTTCTATACTACCATATGTAATATTTACTTCTATGGGACTTCCAGTTTATTTTGGTGGAACAGGAATAATCATTGTTGTTGGTGTTGCACTAGATACTATACAACAAATAGATGCTCATTTAGTCATGAGAGACTATAAAGGATTTATTTAA
- the rplE gene encoding 50S ribosomal protein L5 produces MDKYVSRYHKFYNEVVVPKLMKELEIKNIMDCPKLEKIIVNMGVGEATQNSKLIDAAMADLTLITGQKPLLRKAKKSEAGFKLREGMPIGAKVTLRKERMYDFLDRLVNVVLPRVRDFEGVPSDSFDGRGNYSVGLRDQLVFPEIDFDKVEKLLGMSITMVSSAKTDEEGRALLKAFGMPFKK; encoded by the coding sequence GTGGATAAATATGTTTCAAGATACCACAAATTCTATAATGAAGTAGTGGTTCCTAAATTAATGAAAGAATTAGAAATTAAAAATATCATGGATTGTCCTAAACTAGAAAAGATCATAGTTAATATGGGAGTTGGAGAAGCTACTCAAAATTCTAAATTAATAGATGCTGCTATGGCAGATTTAACTTTAATCACTGGACAAAAACCATTATTGAGAAAAGCTAAAAAATCTGAAGCTGGTTTCAAATTAAGAGAAGGAATGCCTATTGGTGCAAAAGTTACTTTAAGAAAAGAAAGAATGTATGATTTCTTAGATAGATTAGTAAACGTAGTTCTTCCAAGAGTTAGAGACTTCGAAGGAGTTCCAAGCGACTCATTTGATGGAAGAGGAAATTATTCAGTAGGATTGAGAGACCAATTAGTATTTCCTGAAATAGACTTTGATAAAGTTGAAAAACTTTTAGGAATGTCTATCACTATGGTTTCTTCTGCAAAAACAGATGAAGAAGGAAGAGCATTACTAAAGGCTTTTGGAATGCCTTTCAAGAAGTAA